A single genomic interval of Fusarium verticillioides 7600 chromosome 8, whole genome shotgun sequence harbors:
- a CDS encoding beta-glucosidase (At least one base has a quality score < 10) — protein sequence MLISYPQSCIFINSCNLSYVSRKIAKRVIDYSHHVAFHERGAYRRAGRRRAAVQAHNRREDFSTLRQATTTPSPPSINTNPRPLAGKDFWHTTPIPQHGIPSIRLSDGPNGIRGTRIFDSVPSSCLPCGTALGATFDTDLLAQVGRLQGHEAKAKGAVVVLGPTMNIQRGPLGGRGFESFSEDPVLSGHLAGYYCRGLQQENIAATLKHFVCNDMEDERMAVNIMVTQRALREIYLLPFQLALSIGDPQAVMTAYNQVNGTHVSENKELLQSILRDEWKFDGLVMSDWFGTYSTTGAIDAGLDLEMPGPSRWRGRALSHAVMANKVTEAQLDDRVRNVLNLINYSKASEVPENSPEKQLNRPEDQALLRRVSSQSIVLLKNENGILPFTKSKTTAVIGPNAKIARFCGGGSASLLPYYSVSPYEGIAAQCQQKTLFSQGATDHQMLPLIGNYLKTPQGRRGFTWKAFNEPATSIGRRPIEERVLTDSNCFLMDYHNPDLAPVWYAQAEGIFTPDESGLYDFGLGVEGTGKLYIDDELLISNVENQTRGETLFGSGTIEEKGEKVLTAGQEYRIRLEWGCAKTSKLPPFGPVGGKHGGWRIGCFKRIDPVQAIEDAVAVAKTVDQVVLVVGLNGELESEGTDRTHMDMSYSSNTLVTRVLEANPNTAVVVQSGTPVTMPWINNASAVCHAWYGGNETGNAIADVLFGDVNPGGKLPLTIPARLQDNPTFFNHRSEAGRVLYGEDVYVGYRYYEKIDSKPLFPFGHGLSYSTFALKDLSVQVGATTTMMVQLSNTGLRSGSEVVQVYVAPPANTSVQRPVKELKAFRKVHLEAGESKQVTIDLDTVLSTSYWDEARDKWCSQAEVISEDSTLIITTTTITLSSPQSIRIVTADNSAAQIVEPIQELLRSVTAHVGPACLFGSAGKAAENGTEAGAGLAQPRDDKTESRASFEQQSQIRTDNLAGSGEKSTYYPDMDPSASAASPTSRIVMRQACDVCRLRKRKCSFGTGGGIRWTNTVLAPDPTTRCDNCEKSDSQCTFQMPSKARGPKRKTGYRYSIGTAHSASASPEVDASDTVNASSPLSPLPFSNPGPCVLEELAQEPSIAASASSAGCALPYPTDVLLPRDLIHFILNDYLVHVYPLIPVIHRPSFKIDLERNSDLHDESFLILIISLCALTVCILPSRLQIYQDFSSPLPFRTRTEMVNHCHKFCQSFRDASYFDTVSHDKWASSFLLGIAFHQAGNTNQWRMLEVEAMQLLRLLEVHRVSSYAGLDAIEVQLRKKAFWLMFYGYVHQIHNLRNERLMFLDTMLSCELNLEDLMPAPVDDEYISSSGLLPCPEDIAAASLTAGFNIHSRVFAAALRPPGSTGKQTCICNHLTDPQQRLVSLRERLHHLKYMLDTVSPAYGIWSKKTTAPTVPTSAATTSSTEGEEVGNIQREAIRVNIHVTHLWLQSTLLDQIDALENEVSASASATQASMNLPPLSSSSSPVKPDTTFSPERESICQQLLYLLHSFSHYGLEPNGLSLVSIKGYSSGSLCFSANSDKTAGL from the exons ATGCTGATATCCTATCCCCAATCTTGCATTTTTATCAACTCGTGCAATCTGAGCTACGTCAGTCGCAAGATAGCTAAGCGAGTGATTGACTACAGCCATCATGTCGCCTTTCATGAGCGAGGAGCGTACAGACGCGCTGGACGTCGACGAGCTGCTGTCCAAGCTCACAACAGACGAGAAGATTTCTCTACTCTCAGGCAAGCAACAACTactccatctccaccatctATCAATACTAACCCTCGGCCTCTGGCAGGCAAGGACTTCTGGCACACAACACCGATACCCCAACACGGCATCCCGTCGATACGCCTCTCGGACGGACCCAACGGTATACGCGGTACAAGAATCTTCGATAGTGTACCTTCGTCATGTCTCCCTTGCGGTACAGCCTTGGGCGCAACCTTTGATACAGACCTGCTGGCCCAGGTCGGCCGATTGCAAGGACATGAGGCCAAGGCGAAAGGGGCCGTTGTCGTGCTTGGCCCAACAATGAATATCCAGAGAGGCCCCTTAGGTGGCCGCGGCTTCGAGTCCTTCTCAGAGGACCCTGTACTGTCTGGTCACCTGGCTGGATACTACTGTCGAGGCTTGCAGCAGGAGAACATTGCAGCCACGCTCAAGCACTTTGTCTGCAACGACATGGAGGATGAGCGCATGGCTGTGAATATCATGGTCACTCAGCGTGCCCTGCGCGAGATATATCTGCTACCATTCCAGCTTGCCCTTTCCATTGGCGATCCCCAGGCTGTCATGACAGCCTACAACCAGGTCAATGGCACGCATGTCTCGGAGAACAAGGAGCTGCTGCAAAGCATTCTTAGAGACGAATGGAAGTTTGACGGGCTCGTCATGAGTGATTG GTTCGGTACCTATAGCACGACGGGAGCTATCGATGCTGGCCTCGACCTGGAGATGCCCGGTCCAAGCCGCTGGAGAGGCAGAGCACTTTCTCACGCTGTAATGGCCAATAAGGTCACTGAGGCGCAGCTCGATGATCGGGTTCGCAAcgttctcaacctcatcaactaCTCCAAGGCCTCTGAAGTTCCCGAGAACTCACctgagaagcagctgaacCGTCCAGAGGACCAGGCTCTTCTGCGACGCGTATCATCGCAATCCatcgtccttctcaagaatgagaacgGCATACTGCCGTTCaccaagtcaaagacaacaGCCGTCATTGGGCCCAACGCTAAGATAGCCCGTTTCTGCGGCGGAGGCAGCGCTTCACTCCTCCCTTACTACAGTGTCTCGCCGTACGAGGGCATCGCCGCTCAGTGCCAGCAGAAGACGCTGTTTTCTCAGGGCGCAACAGACCACCAGATGCTGCCTCTGATTGGCAATTACCTCAAGACGCCCCAGGGCCGGCGGGGCTTCACATGGAAAGCTTTCAATGAACCCGCCACAAGTATAGGCAGAAGGCCAATCGAGGAGCGTGTTCTAACTGACTCCAACTGTTTTCTCATGGACTATCATAATCCAGACCTCGCCCCAGTCTGGTACGCTCAAGCAGAAGGCATCTTCACGCCTGATGAGAGTGGCCTGTACGACTTTGGCCTCGGGGTCGAAGGCACAGGTAAACTCTACATCGACGATGAACTCCTCATAAGCAATGTCGAGAACCAGACGAGGGGAGAGACCCTCTTCGGCTCAGGAACTATCGaagagaagggtgagaaggTGCTTACAGCTGGCCAAGAGTACCGCATTCGTCTGGAATGGGGCTGTGCCAAAACCAGCAAACTACCGCCGTTTGGCCCCGTTGGCGGCAAGCACGGTGGTTGGAGAATCGGCTGTTTCAAGCGGATTGATCCTGTCCAGGCtattgaagatgctgttgcAGTTGCCAAGACAGTTGACCAGGTTGTCTTGGTCGTCGGACTGAACGGCGAACTAGAATCCGAGGGTACTGACCGCACACACATGGACATGAGCTACTCCTCCAACACCCTCGTCACCAGAGTTCTTGAAGCAAATCCCAACACGGCTGTGGTGGTTCAATCAGGCACACCAGTTACTATGCCCTGGATCAACAACGCCAGCGCAGTTTGCCATGCTTGGTATGGTGGCAACGAGACTGGAAACGCTATTGCAGATGTCTTGTTTGGTGATGTTAATCCT GGCGGCAAGCTCCCGCTCACGATCCCAGCTAGGCTGCAAGACAACCCAACATTCTTCAATCACCGCTCCGAAGCGGGACGTGTCCTCTACGGGGAAGATGTATACGTTGGATACCGCTACTACGAGAAGATAGATTCCAAGCCTCTGTTCCCATTCGGACATGGGCTATCATACTCGACCTTTGCACTGAAGGATCTCAGCGTGCAAGTTGGCGCCACTACCACCATGATGGTACAATTGTCAAACACCGGATTACGCTCCGGCTCCGAAGTTGTCCAAGTCTATGTTGCGCCGCCGGCAAATACTTCGGTTCAACGTCCTGTCAAAGAACTCAAGGCGTTCCGTAAAGTTCACCTGGAGGCAGGGGAGAGTAAGCAGGTCACAATCGATCTGGATACCGTGCTCTCGACGAGCTATTGGGATGAAGCACGCGACAAGTGGTGCAGCCAGGCCG AAGTCATTTCCGAGGACTCAACACTGATAATTACAACTACAACCATTACCCTGTCGAGCCCTCAGTCCATTCGCATCGTCACGGCTGATAACTCGGCAGCTCAGATCGTAGAGCCTATACAG GAACTTCTTCGGTCAGTGACAGCTCACGTGGGACCGGCATGTCTCTTCGGCTCGGCGGGGAAAGCAGCCGAAAATGGGACCGAAGCCGGGGCAGGTTTAGCGCAACCCCGCGACGATAAGACAGAATCGCGCGCCAGTTTTGAGCAACAGTCACAGATACGTACGGATAACCTGGCTGGCTCCGGGGAGAAATCTACCTACTACCCTGATATGGACCCCTCAGCATCTGCAGCTTCCCCAACCTCGAGAATCGTCATGCGTCAGGCCTGCGATGTGTGCCGTCTCAGGAAACGGAAATGCAGCTTTGGTACAGGCGGTGGCATACGCTGGACAAATACGGTTCTTGCGCCAGACCCGACTACGCGATGTGACAACTGCGAAAAGTCGGATTCTCAATGCACATTTCAAATGCCGTCCAAGGCCCGCGGCcccaagaggaagacggGTTACCGCTACAGCATTGGCACTGCTCACTCggcctctgcttctccagagGTTGATGCAAGTGACACTGTCAATGCATCCAGTCCACTCTCGCCACTGCCATTCTCCAACCCTGGCCCTTGCGTCCTCGAAGAACTGGCACAGGAGCCTTCTATCGCCGCCAGCGCTTCGTCTGCAGGTTGTGCACTCCCGTATCCGACTGATGTATTGCTTCCCCGAGACTTGATTCACTTCATTCTCAACGATTATCTAGTCCATGTCTACCCATTGATCCCTGTGATACACCGGCCAAGCTTTAAAATCGACCTCGAACGCAACAGCGACCTGCACGATGAaagcttcctcatcctcatcatatCACTGTGCGCTTTAACAGTCTGCATCTTGCCGTCGCGCCTACAAATATACCAGGACTTCTCCAGTCCTCTGCCATTCCGAACTCGGACGGAAATGGTCAACCACTGCCACAAGTTCTGTCAGAGCTTTCGAGATGCAAGCTACTTCGACACTGTCAGCCATGATAAATGGGCTAGTAGCTTCTTACTAGGTATAGCATTCCACCAGGCAGGCAATACCAATCAGTGGCGGATGCTTGAGGTGGAAGCCATGCAGCTGCTACGCTTGCTAGAAGTGCACCGCGTTTCAAGCTATGCGGGACtcgatgccattgaggttCAACTGCGGAAAAAGGCCTTTTGGCTCATGTTTTACGGATATGTCCACCAGATACACAATTTGCGGAATGAACGGTTAATGTTTCTCGATACCATGCTTTCATGCGAGCTTAATCTCGAAGACCTGATGCCTGCTCCCGTGGACGACGAGTACATCTCCTCCAGCGGTCTACTTCCATGTCCGGAGGACATAGCCGCAGCCTCTTTAACCGCAGGTTTCAACATACATTCCCGCGTCTTCGCGGCTGCGCTGAGACCACCAGGATCGACTGGAAAACAAACTTGCATATGTAACCACTTGACTGACCCCCAGCAACGTCTTGTTTCACTCAGGGAGCGACTGCATCATCTCAAATATATGCTTGACACAGTGTCACCTGCATATGGAATCTGGAGCAAAAAGACCACTGCTCCAACTGTCCCGACCTCCGCCGCTACTACATCTTCTACTGAAGGCGAGGAAGTTGGCAACATCCAACGTGAGGCTATTCGTGTCAACATACATGTCACACATTTGTGGCTCCAGAGTACGCTACTAGATCAGATCGATGCACTTGAAAACGAAgtatctgcttctgcttctgccaCACAAGCATCCATGAACCTTCCTCCAttatcatcctcttcatctcccgTAAAACCAGACACTACATTCTCCCCTGAACGGGAAAGTATTTGCCAACAGCTCCTTTATCTCCTACACTCGTTTTCTCATTACGGTTTAGAACCGAACGGCCTTTCTCTTGTCAGTATAAAAGGATATTCCAGTGGCTCACTTTGTTTCTCAGCTAACTCTGATAAAACTGCAGGTTTATAA
- a CDS encoding oxidoreductase, which translates to MAPQKLKIAAAGLGRMGKRHAINFLNRTPRAELVAAFTPDPTEMAWAKVNLEPHGVKLYDDYQTMIEQEGLQAVVIGTATSVHAEEAIQAMQKDLHVLCEKPLSTSIEVCRQVIAEAKKRPHLKVMCGFSRRFDDSYRDAFSKTQQGAIGRPTIIRSQTCDKHDPSGFFVEYAAWSGGVFVDMSVHDIDLTLWFFGDEVIPKSVSAHGVRAVQPDLGKYNDYDNAVGIVEFWGGKIAYYYCSRMMAHGQEDTTEVIGTEGKLTVNGNPQSNLVNYYHSGGITREVPAHYYGRFEMAFVQEANEFAEACLDNKPLPLKLTNAARAVEIGAALQEALVSGRQIRFDEIGRRIEEPKL; encoded by the exons ATGGCACctcagaagctcaagatcgctgctgctggcctCGGCCGTATGGGCAAGCGTCATGCCATCAATTTCCTCAACCGGACACCACGCGCAGAGCTCGTGGCTGCCTTCACCCCCGACCCCACCGAGATGGCCTGGGCCAAGGTCAACCTTGAGCCTCATGGGGTAAAGCTCTACGACGATTATCAGACGATGATCGAACAAGAAGGTCTCCAGGCCGTAGTCATTGGCACTGCAACCTCGGTTCACGCCGAGGAGGCCATCCAAGCTATGCAGAAGGACCTCCACGTTCTCTGTGAGAAGCCTCTATCTACGAGCATTGAAGTG TGTCGTCAAGTAATtgccgaagccaagaagcgaCCTCACTTAAAGGTCATGTGCGGCTTTTCCCGCCGCTTCGACGACTCCTATCGTGATGCCTTCAGCAAGACCCAACAGGGTGCCATTGGCAGACCCACAATCATCCGCAGTCAGACTTGCGATAAGCACGATCCGTCAGGCTTCTTCGTCGAGTACGCTGCCTGGTCTGGCGGTGTTTTCGTCGACATGTCCGTGCACGACATCGACCTCACTCTCTGGTTCTTCGGTGATGAAGTCATTCCCAAAAGCGTTTCAGCCCATGGTGTCCGTGCCGTGCAACCCGACTTGGGCAAGTACAACGACTACGATAACGCTGTTGGAATCGTCGAGTTCTGGGGCGGCAAGATCGCGTACTACTACTGCTCTCGAATGATGGCCCACGGGCAGGAGGATACCACGGAGGTTATTGGAACAGAGGGAAAGCTGACAGTCAATGGGAACCCCCAGTCCAACCTTGTCAATTACTATCACTCTGGCGGTATTACTCGCGAGGTGCCCGCTCACTATTACGGACGGTTTGAGATGGCTTTTGTGCAAGAGGCGAATGAGTTTGCTGAAGCTTGCTTGGATAACaagcctctgcctctcaAACTTACGAACGCTGCGAGGGCTGTTGAGATTGGTGCTGCCCTGCAAGAGGCTCTTGTGAGTGGAAGGCAAATTAGGTTCGATGAGATTGGACGTCGCATTGAGGAGCCCAAGCTGTGA